ggGGTTTTGGATTAAAGACTAGTAAAGGCTTTGAGAAGTTGGGATTTTTAAGAATTCAATTGGGATGTTTCATATGACAATTGTTTTATATAGTGGTTTAGTTTTCTTGGTCAAGAGTAAACACACTTGCAGGGatattatatactatatattaaGCAAATCTTATCAAAGATACTTACTTTGATATTTTGACTTGTCATTTCATGAAGCAAATGATGTATTTAGTTTGGCAACGTAATGGAAATGTATCCGACTGCAAATTCTAAAATGACAATCCAACCTCGAGTAGTAGTGACCAACATGGAAAGTTCATGCTAAGGAGTAAGGGAGAATTTACGAATTAAACAAGCAATGATGTGGCGATAAACCTCTTATTCTTGGAGGTGttttagtttttatctttttggagagaaaaaaacatttattctaTACATGGTGTTTTAGGATGAAACATTCTTtctatttcatctccttgaaGGGGATTGTTCAGCATATGCACCAATTTAATGAAAAGAACCCTCTTGGTTTCAGGTTCATCTGAACTCAATACTTTTGACGCTAAAGATATTTATGtgtaaaaaatcactaaaattgCAACAAATAGTAGCTTGAAATCCAAGGAGTTCAATTTAAAGGTAATTTGCTGACAAAGTTTATTGATTCCAGAAGACTTTACAAAATACACATCTAATACAACAAGAGACTCAAATATCTTAGATACATAGCTACACCACTCACACTGGTCCAAGAAACCATATTGGATGAAGAAACTAGAGCCTATCTCTTAATGAAATGTAGTGCTTTGAGCAATATTAGCTATCTATACATGTTTGGTCTCAGATGAGCATCATAACGTGAGACAGGAAATGATGGGGGTTTACCTGTCTCATAACTCGGAAGGGATCTTAAGAATACTTCTTCGCCTGAGGACAAGTTTGGCACTACAACAGGGCCTAATGTGGttagtgaggattcatatagcggACTCCAACTTGCTTGGGATTGAGACACAGTAGTTGTTGTATTGGGACGAAAAGGATATGTGGGGTAGGTTGATTTACTAGAAAATGGATGACCAAAACTCGAGGGAGGATTAAGGTAGTCGAATCCAGTGGTATATGGTAGACCTGTAATAGCATTTGATGGAGATTCCATGTTTGGGGTAGTTGAGAATTGATCATAGCCAGTTTCATGAAAATGATTCGCTGAACTGAACCTTGACGGAAAACCTTGATAGCTGGCTGTTGTAGTTGCTTCAAGTTGAAAATCCGTTGGTAGTCTAAAAAGGCCAGGGAATCCAGGAGGAATGTCTAATCTGTCCTCAATTCTAGCAGTAGGAATAGAATGTTCTATGGATGATCCACCTTCTGCTATTGGCGAGACGTTGATCTGTTGGCTAATCGAAAATTTAGCTTGTTCAAGTGCTCCCAGGATAGAACCTATGTTATCTGAAGCATCCCTAGAAACCAAGGCTTGTCCTGCTTGCAAACTGCTACCTCCAGAAGACGAGATACTATTCTCCAAGGGGTGTATAGGGGAACCATTAGCAGACGGTAACTGATGGCGACTATAAGCAGGTGTCGGACCATCATTTTCTGGACAACTCCCATTAGACTTTGAAAGTGCAAATTCTGATGCTGGGGACTCATAATTAATAATTCTGCTGCAGTTCTGATCCTTCCTGCAGCTTGTACCGATATGCGGAGTGGATAGAACATTGTCTGTAACTCCATTCGTGGAGGGAATATCAACTTCCTGGAATTTGTTTGCATGATTTTGCAAATTAATCATTTCAGCAGAATATGGTTGCTCAAATGCCTTCATGTCATCTCTTTCTTCAGTCACATCCGAGTAATTCCCGGGGTCACATGAATCCTGAGTAGTTTATGAAAGTCAACCGAAATGAATTATGAAGGTGTGTACTGGACTAAAGCAAAAGCAGTGAAATGCATCAAGACCACAAATAGAAGCAAAATTAACAGTACAAGTTAACAAATATATGATCAACCGACCAACTACACATCAATCTCAGATTAGTCAAGATGAGCTATAAggattttttgttttccatatAGAGGTTCATCATGGTTTGACCATTTTCAAGCTGGCCAACCAATCACAATCCAAGTCCTTTATCAGAGCTTCAGAAGCTCACATGAATAAACAAGTAATTTGCATATCTCTGTCCATGACTACACGTCTACACCCAACATGGACAGATGACCGTAACATTTCAGTAGCATTGCCATAATTATTTTAGAATAACACACCGAAACCAGTCTATAAAATCTTGACAAACTTACTCTACAAACCAGAATAGGACCAGAATATAATCCAGTTACGGAGAAATAAGATGATACTAAAAAGTAACTATCACATGAATAAATTAATCAAGAGTCATTATTTGCCGGTTATGTTCTTGAGTATATTAGTCTAACGACGATCTTCAACATCAGTGTCTTTGCACAGATCAAGTAGCCAACAGATGAATAATATGCATGTGCTTgataaaaaattcatatataccTGTGCATAGTTGTTATTCTCTCTATACTTTTCTTCCCATTCTCTTTGGGCTTTTTCCTCAGCTTCATATTGCCCTATAAGCTGTGCCTTATGCTGCAAAGCTCTTTCCATGCCTTCATCACTCTCATCTGCTTTCCTTTGATTTTCTGACATTTCTGAAGTAGGTAAGTGACGTTGATCTTTCACATC
The DNA window shown above is from Solanum stenotomum isolate F172 chromosome 6, ASM1918654v1, whole genome shotgun sequence and carries:
- the LOC125867240 gene encoding uncharacterized protein LOC125867240 isoform X1; translation: MTSNGKQDQDQRKIVGMEDSSMTIEFLRARLLAERSVSQTARQRADELAERVLELEDQLKIVSLQRKKAEKATAAVLSILENEGISDASEEFDSGSDQEAIFSNSKGADSTDNRNERKPNPSNVKERENDADISSSEIISSPSTGRSLSWKSGKHSLPSFERSRYTESAWRRSGSFTSTGSSSPKRAGKSCRRIRRNTTKTATDECPPEHLPSFANTGHQSLMDSAGNNDVKDQRHLPTSEMSENQRKADESDEGMERALQHKAQLIGQYEAEEKAQREWEEKYRENNNYAQDSCDPGNYSDVTEERDDMKAFEQPYSAEMINLQNHANKFQEVDIPSTNGVTDNVLSTPHIGTSCRKDQNCSRIINYESPASEFALSKSNGSCPENDGPTPAYSRHQLPSANGSPIHPLENSISSSGGSSLQAGQALVSRDASDNIGSILGALEQAKFSISQQINVSPIAEGGSSIEHSIPTARIEDRLDIPPGFPGLFRLPTDFQLEATTTASYQGFPSRFSSANHFHETGYDQFSTTPNMESPSNAITGLPYTTGFDYLNPPSSFGHPFSSKSTYPTYPFRPNTTTTVSQSQASWSPLYESSLTTLGPVVVPNLSSGEEVFLRSLPSYETGKPPSFPVSRYDAHLRPNMYR
- the LOC125867240 gene encoding uncharacterized protein LOC125867240 isoform X2, whose translation is MEDSSMTIEFLRARLLAERSVSQTARQRADELAERVLELEDQLKIVSLQRKKAEKATAAVLSILENEGISDASEEFDSGSDQEAIFSNSKGADSTDNRNERKPNPSNVKERENDADISSSEIISSPSTGRSLSWKSGKHSLPSFERSRYTESAWRRSGSFTSTGSSSPKRAGKSCRRIRRNTTKTATDECPPEHLPSFANTGHQSLMDSAGNNDVKDQRHLPTSEMSENQRKADESDEGMERALQHKAQLIGQYEAEEKAQREWEEKYRENNNYAQDSCDPGNYSDVTEERDDMKAFEQPYSAEMINLQNHANKFQEVDIPSTNGVTDNVLSTPHIGTSCRKDQNCSRIINYESPASEFALSKSNGSCPENDGPTPAYSRHQLPSANGSPIHPLENSISSSGGSSLQAGQALVSRDASDNIGSILGALEQAKFSISQQINVSPIAEGGSSIEHSIPTARIEDRLDIPPGFPGLFRLPTDFQLEATTTASYQGFPSRFSSANHFHETGYDQFSTTPNMESPSNAITGLPYTTGFDYLNPPSSFGHPFSSKSTYPTYPFRPNTTTTVSQSQASWSPLYESSLTTLGPVVVPNLSSGEEVFLRSLPSYETGKPPSFPVSRYDAHLRPNMYR
- the LOC125867240 gene encoding uncharacterized protein LOC125867240 isoform X3, with product MTSNGKQDQDQRKIVGMEDSSMTIEFLRARLLAERSVSQTARQRADELAERVLELEDQLKIVSLQRKKAEKATAAVLSILENEGISDASEEFDSGSDQEAIFSNSKGADSTDNRNERKPNPSNVKERENDADISSSEIISSPSTGRSLSWKSGKHSLPSFERSRYTESAWRRSGSFTSTGSSSPKRAGKSCRRIRRNTTNAGNNDVKDQRHLPTSEMSENQRKADESDEGMERALQHKAQLIGQYEAEEKAQREWEEKYRENNNYAQDSCDPGNYSDVTEERDDMKAFEQPYSAEMINLQNHANKFQEVDIPSTNGVTDNVLSTPHIGTSCRKDQNCSRIINYESPASEFALSKSNGSCPENDGPTPAYSRHQLPSANGSPIHPLENSISSSGGSSLQAGQALVSRDASDNIGSILGALEQAKFSISQQINVSPIAEGGSSIEHSIPTARIEDRLDIPPGFPGLFRLPTDFQLEATTTASYQGFPSRFSSANHFHETGYDQFSTTPNMESPSNAITGLPYTTGFDYLNPPSSFGHPFSSKSTYPTYPFRPNTTTTVSQSQASWSPLYESSLTTLGPVVVPNLSSGEEVFLRSLPSYETGKPPSFPVSRYDAHLRPNMYR